From the Acetobacter aceti genome, one window contains:
- a CDS encoding YqgE/AlgH family protein — MQLLQSDTIAPCGAEESLAGQLLIAMPSLAESEFDRSVIYLCAHSADGGAMGIVINRRISQPGFDDLLQQLDIAPTPPRRRIGLCAGGPVEAGRGLVLHSTDWDGDGTLTINDEISLSANLEVLKDIAAGEGPRDALLALGHAGWEAGQLEEEIARHSAWLVAPASREIVFGADHAAKWRKALAAINIDPLRLASFTGSA; from the coding sequence ATGCAGCTTTTACAGTCCGATACGATTGCACCCTGCGGCGCCGAAGAGTCACTTGCAGGCCAGCTTCTGATCGCCATGCCCTCACTCGCGGAATCCGAGTTCGACCGGAGCGTGATCTATCTGTGCGCGCATTCCGCGGATGGCGGCGCAATGGGCATTGTCATCAATCGTCGCATCTCGCAGCCCGGTTTCGATGATCTGCTGCAACAACTCGATATCGCCCCTACCCCGCCCCGTCGCCGTATCGGCCTCTGCGCCGGCGGCCCCGTGGAAGCAGGTCGTGGGCTGGTGCTTCATTCCACCGACTGGGATGGGGACGGCACGCTGACGATCAACGACGAGATCTCCCTCAGCGCCAATCTTGAAGTGCTCAAGGACATTGCGGCTGGCGAAGGCCCGCGCGATGCGCTGCTCGCGCTTGGTCATGCGGGCTGGGAAGCCGGGCAACTGGAAGAAGAAATCGCCCGTCACTCCGCGTGGCTGGTAGCCCCGGCTTCCCGGGAAATCGTTTTCGGAGCGGATCACGCCGCCAAATGGCGGAAGGCGCTGGCGGCGATCAATATTGACCCTCTACGACTGGCGTCCTTTACCGGGAGTGCGTGA
- a CDS encoding bile acid:sodium symporter family protein, whose translation MRKPDPFLVALISVVVFASLLPARGEVTVILGYITDILIMAMFFMQGVKLERRAVVENIRNWKLQGLVLLCSFVLFPLIGAGLHRLLPHSLDEATWQGVLFLCCLPSTVQSSIALTSMAGGNVAASICAATLSNIVGIFLTPVLVSLVLHKQGVWSASSVTDIAVQLLLPFIAGQILQPLLHAWAHRRKKTISILDRSSILLVVYTAFSHAVVLGIWSHLSSRDLVALACIDLALLLVVLVTSSGLSRLCGFSSRDEVSLVLCGSKKSLASGVPMANVIFSDSIAGFVVLPLILYHQIQLFLCTLIAQRYHQKHQSGL comes from the coding sequence ATGCGAAAACCAGATCCGTTCCTTGTCGCATTGATCAGTGTCGTGGTGTTTGCCTCATTGCTTCCGGCAAGAGGTGAAGTCACTGTGATCCTTGGCTACATCACAGATATCCTGATCATGGCGATGTTTTTCATGCAGGGCGTGAAGCTGGAACGTCGTGCGGTTGTGGAAAATATCCGTAACTGGAAGCTTCAGGGGCTTGTTCTGCTTTGCTCATTTGTTCTGTTCCCACTGATCGGGGCAGGATTGCACAGGCTCCTGCCGCACAGTCTCGACGAAGCAACCTGGCAGGGAGTGCTGTTCCTGTGCTGCCTGCCTTCTACCGTTCAGTCCTCCATTGCCCTTACATCCATGGCTGGAGGGAATGTCGCCGCCTCGATCTGCGCGGCCACTCTTTCCAATATTGTCGGCATCTTCCTGACGCCTGTTCTGGTGTCGCTTGTTCTGCACAAACAGGGGGTGTGGTCTGCCAGTTCGGTGACAGACATTGCCGTCCAGCTTCTGCTACCTTTCATAGCAGGTCAGATCCTGCAACCTCTTCTGCATGCGTGGGCTCATCGACGTAAAAAGACCATCTCCATACTTGATCGTTCTTCAATCCTTCTGGTGGTCTACACAGCCTTCAGTCATGCTGTGGTGCTGGGTATCTGGTCCCATCTTTCGTCGCGAGACCTTGTGGCTCTGGCATGTATCGATCTGGCTCTCCTGCTGGTTGTCCTTGTGACAAGTTCTGGGCTCAGTCGCCTCTGCGGATTCAGTTCGCGCGACGAAGTATCGCTTGTCCTGTGTGGTTCGAAAAAATCACTGGCATCCGGCGTCCCGATGGCAAATGTCATTTTTTCTGATTCCATCGCTGGTTTCGTCGTGTTGCCGCTCATTCTCTACCACCAGATCCAGCTTTTCCTCTGCACGCTGATAGCGCAACGCTATCACCAGAAACATCAGTCAGGTTTGTGA
- a CDS encoding LysR family transcriptional regulator: MRDKSDLDLQHLRSFLAVAKTLHFTSAAHQREISQSTISQHITRLEEMLDVSLLSRSTKVVELTEAGQLLIPLAEDLLRQQDQIFELSSTLERPQYIRIGLTEDLVLSEFPLVLRNFRKKHPEIKVNQTIGLSHQLRAELNKGEIDLMFGMRGPNETHGVPLWQEQLRWYAYSETESSKGESIPLVVFPEGSVTRRMAIETLNRHKIRWHIAFCSDSLGALLGAVKAGYGYTLQPAFLKRSVLTEPVMPLLLPEAPSVNFVVLTNRSEFNIPEQMLIDGAKTIFPS, from the coding sequence TTGCGCGATAAATCGGATCTGGATCTGCAGCACCTCAGGTCGTTTCTTGCTGTGGCCAAGACGCTCCATTTCACGTCGGCTGCTCATCAGCGAGAGATCAGCCAGTCAACCATCAGCCAGCATATTACCCGGCTGGAGGAGATGCTTGATGTCAGTCTGCTTTCAAGATCCACGAAAGTCGTTGAGCTTACCGAGGCGGGGCAATTGCTTATTCCCCTGGCTGAGGATCTCCTGCGGCAACAGGATCAGATATTTGAACTTTCTTCGACTCTGGAACGCCCGCAGTATATTCGGATCGGTCTGACAGAAGATCTCGTTCTGTCTGAATTTCCTTTGGTACTCCGTAATTTTCGAAAAAAACACCCGGAAATAAAAGTCAATCAAACTATTGGCCTCAGTCATCAACTGCGAGCTGAACTGAACAAAGGTGAAATTGACCTGATGTTCGGGATGAGGGGGCCCAACGAAACTCATGGAGTGCCTCTCTGGCAGGAGCAGTTGCGCTGGTATGCTTATTCGGAAACAGAATCGTCAAAGGGAGAGTCTATCCCTCTTGTGGTTTTTCCTGAAGGAAGCGTGACACGCCGCATGGCGATCGAAACGTTGAACCGTCATAAAATACGCTGGCACATTGCTTTTTGCAGTGACAGCCTTGGCGCTCTCCTCGGGGCCGTCAAGGCAGGATATGGCTATACCCTGCAACCCGCTTTTCTCAAACGCAGCGTGCTGACCGAACCTGTCATGCCGCTGCTGCTGCCCGAGGCGCCGTCCGTCAACTTCGTGGTGCTTACCAATCGTTCCGAGTTCAACATTCCTGAGCAGATGTTGATCGACGGAGCCAAGACCATCTTTCCATCCTGA
- a CDS encoding alcohol dehydrogenase catalytic domain-containing protein, whose protein sequence is MPHASTTMKAVQLVSPDRPFALRAVAIPEPAAGEVRVRIAACGVCRTDLHIQDGLLDLGKRDFTVGHEMAGIVDVCGKGVDRAWEGRRVVVYYYVGCGVCRYCRVGDDHLCPHPKAQPGFSSDGGYAEYITVPLKNCVPLPEHVDLAEAATMGCAGSTAVHAGRMAAIRPGDWVVINGTGGVGLALLQYALQAGGRIIAIGRGGARSQIALELGAEQIIDVLETADTADRVRELTGEGADVVFELLGTQAAMSSALNMLRRRGRMVMLGYTVDAFQAHPIDFIVREITLLGSVGSTLDDLHEAIELLARGVMRSPVAESLPLESFDAALMKTRRGGLGGRIVLVP, encoded by the coding sequence ATGCCTCATGCATCGACGACGATGAAAGCAGTACAGCTTGTCTCTCCGGACCGACCGTTTGCATTGCGGGCTGTCGCAATCCCTGAGCCTGCGGCGGGTGAGGTCCGGGTAAGGATTGCTGCCTGTGGTGTGTGTCGGACTGACCTGCATATTCAGGACGGATTGCTCGATCTCGGCAAAAGGGATTTTACGGTCGGTCATGAAATGGCCGGGATTGTCGATGTCTGCGGCAAGGGTGTGGACCGGGCGTGGGAAGGCCGCAGGGTCGTTGTCTATTACTATGTCGGTTGCGGTGTCTGCCGTTATTGCCGCGTGGGCGACGATCATCTGTGTCCTCATCCAAAAGCCCAGCCGGGTTTTTCGAGTGATGGCGGATACGCTGAATACATTACCGTACCTCTAAAGAACTGTGTGCCTCTACCGGAGCATGTTGATCTTGCTGAAGCCGCGACCATGGGATGCGCTGGCTCCACGGCTGTTCATGCGGGACGTATGGCAGCCATCCGTCCGGGCGACTGGGTAGTCATCAATGGAACTGGCGGAGTCGGTCTCGCTCTCCTGCAATATGCCCTTCAGGCCGGAGGGCGGATCATTGCGATCGGACGCGGCGGTGCGCGGTCGCAGATCGCGTTGGAACTGGGGGCTGAGCAGATCATTGATGTGCTGGAGACAGCCGATACAGCCGATCGTGTACGGGAGCTGACCGGCGAAGGGGCTGACGTCGTTTTCGAATTGCTCGGTACGCAGGCGGCCATGAGCAGTGCTCTGAATATGCTGCGTCGTCGTGGACGGATGGTGATGCTTGGTTACACTGTAGATGCTTTTCAGGCTCACCCCATAGATTTCATTGTGCGGGAAATCACCCTCCTTGGGTCTGTCGGTTCGACTCTTGATGATCTTCATGAAGCGATTGAGCTGCTGGCGCGTGGCGTCATGCGCTCTCCTGTGGCGGAGAGTCTGCCGCTGGAATCCTTCGATGCGGCGCTGATGAAAACACGACGGGGAGGGCTGGGTGGAAGGATTGTTCTGGTTCCCTGA
- a CDS encoding carbohydrate porin, which translates to MDGSFRSAHAASPAQGNDLIVHGTSTFDAHARSMTDPSVPAYVPTNSTPGGVPSKTSANSAHSIGKQPYLFSLHFKPIVDAGKYLGDRGIYFTGWNVSQYSGVPAGGIDHGSFFNNFAGVGVDLDMQRLAHIPGAKIHFLADEVAGQGRAGGDTGSSWGFVSYYGNHNGFQVREFTWDQALFNNHLFILAGRSMPKGGEFDGSELYCMFPSFLCSVPTTLTINGSMPSFVTSSWGARFLYKPTAKTYIKTGIWEAEPSLKLSNHNGWPGPDWGFDRAEGEYIPTEVGYRTNFTNDKYPRAYDLGFVYDTATYSDPLYNRMGQSRPLYGGTAMTRRGRTQLYLQAQQMIWKPEENGTRGLIVFAAANLMTSGDASVKDGFVAGLFDWGPFASRPRDYVGFVSQTLIWDRRFVHGMNDTMAAHGHNNQWAAQETMMELNYGLNIAPGVMFTPYLEYIWNPDQLGRKTIIPNVNTAIQAGISLNVQFSPAFGIPTLQRVRN; encoded by the coding sequence TTGGACGGGTCTTTTAGGTCTGCCCATGCTGCTTCACCGGCACAGGGCAATGACCTGATCGTGCATGGGACGTCGACGTTCGATGCGCATGCCCGTTCCATGACTGATCCTTCAGTCCCGGCATACGTCCCGACGAACAGCACTCCTGGAGGAGTTCCTTCCAAGACCTCAGCTAACAGTGCTCACTCTATCGGAAAACAGCCTTATCTGTTCTCTCTTCACTTCAAGCCGATCGTTGACGCAGGAAAATATCTCGGGGACCGCGGAATCTATTTCACGGGCTGGAATGTATCCCAGTATTCCGGTGTTCCTGCTGGCGGTATCGATCATGGTTCATTTTTCAACAACTTTGCGGGTGTTGGCGTTGATCTTGATATGCAGCGTCTTGCCCACATTCCTGGTGCCAAGATCCATTTTCTGGCAGATGAAGTCGCCGGTCAGGGGCGTGCGGGAGGTGATACGGGATCAAGCTGGGGTTTTGTATCTTACTATGGAAACCATAACGGCTTTCAGGTACGTGAATTTACATGGGATCAGGCGCTCTTCAACAACCATCTGTTCATTCTGGCGGGACGCTCGATGCCAAAAGGCGGCGAGTTCGATGGTTCCGAGCTTTACTGCATGTTCCCCAGCTTTTTGTGCTCTGTTCCAACGACATTGACCATAAACGGCTCGATGCCCTCCTTCGTCACATCGTCATGGGGTGCACGTTTTCTCTATAAACCTACTGCCAAAACCTACATCAAGACCGGTATCTGGGAAGCTGAGCCCTCCCTTAAACTGTCCAATCATAATGGCTGGCCTGGTCCTGATTGGGGATTCGATAGAGCGGAAGGCGAGTATATTCCGACGGAAGTCGGCTACCGCACTAATTTTACAAACGACAAATATCCTCGCGCTTACGATCTTGGCTTTGTTTATGACACGGCGACCTATTCTGATCCTCTCTACAACAGGATGGGGCAGTCTCGTCCGCTTTACGGCGGCACGGCCATGACCCGACGTGGACGTACGCAGCTGTATCTGCAGGCGCAACAGATGATCTGGAAGCCTGAAGAGAACGGTACCCGGGGGCTTATTGTGTTTGCAGCGGCCAACCTGATGACGTCCGGAGATGCTTCCGTAAAGGATGGTTTCGTAGCAGGTCTTTTTGACTGGGGCCCATTCGCCTCGCGTCCAAGGGATTATGTAGGTTTCGTCAGCCAGACCCTGATCTGGGATCGTCGCTTTGTCCATGGCATGAACGACACCATGGCGGCTCATGGACACAACAATCAGTGGGCAGCTCAGGAAACAATGATGGAACTGAACTACGGCCTGAATATCGCTCCGGGTGTCATGTTCACACCTTATCTTGAATATATCTGGAACCCGGATCAGTTGGGTCGAAAGACTATCATTCCAAATGTGAATACCGCGATTCAGGCTGGGATTTCCCTGAATGTGCAATTCAGTCCGGCTTTTGGAATCCCGACTCTTCAGCGCGTGAGAAACTGA
- a CDS encoding TolC family protein, whose protein sequence is MKTAVRFGCTALCLVLAACNDTRDLASDSPDSPWRPVSSTGLRMPPGSKGFTAPREVGSVAEVEAARADTVSLDGIGEKPVGLVEMIDVAERHNPQTRVAWEAARQAAIGVGMSRAALLPQLTLSAMGGFQRLAFPLPNYLSSRGYLTSNGAAVFPKLELDYLLLDFGRTRALVQESQQKALAANFGFTATHQELILDVIRAYYAHQAAGAILRASHSAADNAALLLRSARARRSNGEATIVDVALAERNLAQANYDCDKAEDAEHATKHALLVTMGLPATTRLTVQSADDQRLPEVPPQKINDLIDAALRARPDILADVAKLRAADAALKGARASLAPSISVASNVSAYLGELKTYGTAQSAPASAIAQPQTQAFIQMTWPIFQGGLRANAIHMAESRKAQAAATLAKDQIAVEREVADGQDELETALAQVHSAQILQKAAQTAFDSASQSYAHGVGTFTDASSAISALYGAQAALAVSKAQAFMKAASLAHATGRLVSAGSSFDQMEDEE, encoded by the coding sequence ATGAAAACAGCCGTTCGCTTCGGGTGCACCGCACTCTGCCTTGTCCTGGCGGCGTGTAACGACACACGCGACCTCGCTTCCGACAGTCCGGACAGCCCATGGCGCCCGGTCTCATCGACGGGTCTCAGGATGCCGCCCGGATCAAAAGGCTTTACCGCGCCGCGCGAGGTCGGGTCGGTGGCGGAGGTCGAAGCGGCACGGGCAGATACCGTCTCCCTGGACGGTATTGGTGAGAAGCCGGTAGGTCTCGTGGAAATGATCGATGTCGCGGAGCGGCACAACCCACAGACACGCGTCGCGTGGGAGGCCGCGCGTCAGGCGGCGATCGGAGTCGGAATGTCCCGTGCGGCGCTGCTGCCGCAATTGACTCTTTCCGCAATGGGCGGCTTCCAGCGTCTGGCGTTTCCGCTTCCCAATTACCTTTCGTCCCGAGGGTATCTGACATCGAACGGCGCGGCGGTCTTCCCGAAACTGGAACTCGATTACCTTCTGCTCGATTTCGGACGCACGCGCGCGCTCGTGCAGGAGTCCCAGCAGAAAGCTCTGGCCGCGAATTTCGGCTTTACCGCGACGCATCAGGAACTGATCCTCGATGTCATCCGTGCCTACTATGCGCATCAGGCTGCCGGGGCCATCCTTCGCGCATCCCACTCCGCCGCCGACAACGCGGCGCTGCTCCTGCGCTCCGCCAGAGCGCGCAGGAGTAATGGCGAAGCAACGATAGTCGATGTCGCGCTCGCCGAGCGCAATCTGGCGCAGGCGAATTATGATTGTGACAAGGCGGAAGATGCCGAACACGCGACCAAACATGCGTTGCTCGTCACGATGGGGCTGCCGGCCACGACGCGACTGACGGTCCAGAGCGCCGACGACCAGCGTTTGCCCGAGGTGCCTCCGCAGAAAATCAACGATCTGATCGACGCCGCCCTGAGGGCGCGACCGGACATTCTGGCCGACGTCGCAAAATTGCGGGCCGCGGATGCCGCCCTGAAAGGCGCCAGAGCCAGTCTCGCGCCGAGCATTTCGGTGGCAAGCAACGTGTCCGCGTATCTGGGGGAGCTCAAGACGTATGGTACGGCGCAGTCGGCTCCGGCATCAGCCATCGCACAGCCCCAGACCCAGGCCTTTATCCAGATGACATGGCCGATTTTTCAGGGTGGCCTGCGTGCCAACGCCATCCATATGGCGGAGTCCCGCAAGGCGCAGGCGGCAGCCACGCTGGCGAAGGACCAGATTGCGGTGGAACGTGAGGTCGCCGACGGACAGGACGAACTCGAAACCGCCCTCGCGCAGGTTCATTCGGCGCAGATCCTGCAGAAAGCAGCCCAGACGGCTTTTGACAGCGCCTCGCAATCCTACGCGCACGGCGTCGGCACGTTCACCGATGCCTCCAGCGCCATCTCGGCGCTCTACGGAGCACAGGCGGCGCTGGCTGTCAGCAAGGCTCAGGCTTTCATGAAGGCGGCAAGTCTAGCCCACGCGACCGGTCGACTTGTTTCTGCGGGAAGCTCGTTCGATCAGATGGAAGACGAAGAGTAG
- a CDS encoding polyphosphate kinase 2 family protein gives MSSALKSRVTLDDLAVLATRYRIDPSKPFHLSDYDPSDDAGLGLTKQEGKALLKHAKRRLSDLQELLYANSEASMLIVLQGMDTAGKDGTIKHVMSGVNPAGVSVTSFKQPGPQELLHGFLWRIHISAPSSGRIVIFNRSQYEDVLVTRVHPELLEREHLPGEVGTPAFWQGRFDDIRHFEHYLSRQGTVILKFFLNISKDEQRTRLLSRLDIKDKRWKFSSSDIKERQFWDQYHYAYEEAVTHTSRDYAPWFVIPANHKWFARLAVIETIIGALENLKQKPPVMEAGLMQSLDAYKDELSKEPD, from the coding sequence ATGAGTTCAGCTCTCAAAAGCAGGGTGACACTGGATGATCTTGCGGTTCTGGCCACACGTTATCGTATCGATCCGTCAAAACCTTTTCACCTGAGCGACTACGATCCGTCTGATGATGCCGGTCTGGGACTGACCAAACAGGAGGGAAAGGCGCTCCTGAAGCACGCGAAGAGGCGTCTTTCCGATCTTCAGGAGTTGCTTTACGCCAATAGTGAAGCGTCCATGTTGATCGTGTTGCAGGGTATGGACACCGCCGGCAAGGACGGCACGATCAAGCATGTCATGTCGGGAGTGAACCCGGCAGGTGTGTCGGTCACGTCTTTCAAACAGCCCGGCCCGCAGGAGCTACTGCATGGTTTCCTCTGGCGTATCCATATTTCCGCGCCTTCCTCCGGACGTATCGTGATTTTCAATCGTAGCCAGTATGAAGATGTTCTGGTCACGCGTGTTCATCCCGAGCTTCTGGAGCGTGAGCATCTGCCCGGTGAGGTCGGCACGCCGGCTTTCTGGCAGGGCCGCTTTGATGATATCCGGCATTTCGAACATTACCTGTCACGGCAGGGTACCGTTATTCTGAAATTCTTTCTTAATATCTCGAAGGATGAGCAGAGGACGCGTCTTCTCAGTCGTCTTGATATCAAAGATAAAAGATGGAAATTCTCTTCATCCGACATCAAGGAACGCCAGTTCTGGGATCAGTATCATTATGCTTATGAAGAGGCGGTCACACATACTTCACGTGATTACGCGCCCTGGTTTGTGATCCCAGCCAATCATAAATGGTTTGCCCGTCTGGCAGTCATAGAGACAATCATTGGCGCTCTGGAAAATCTGAAACAGAAGCCGCCGGTGATGGAGGCGGGTCTGATGCAAAGTCTGGATGCCTATAAGGATGAGTTAAGCAAAGAGCCCGACTGA
- the oxlT gene encoding oxalate/formate MFS antiporter: MKDSRWWQMAAGLACMAAISSPQYVWTLFTPMLKTEFGASAAALQVTFSLLIVLQTVFSPIQGWIGRHVAARSLIMAGVVLTGLSWVVTAQVHTLNMLYLSYGILGGAGTGIVYVGVVSLLMQWFPERRGMAAGAAAAGYGMGAMLTTFPISHMLAASGWRETMGVFGVVIIAAGLIAAWFLKVPSPPSPALIPQSEEKGYSTSFVVRTPLFWIMFLMMATMATSGLMVTSQLAQIANDFNVAHLTILGMAALPLAMTLDRIANGLTRPLFGWISDHLGRERTMAFAFTLEAIALTCWLALAHHPVAFVLLSGVVFLGWGEIFSLFPATLTDTFGTKDASRNYGLLYMAQGVGAVFGGPLAAWMHQASGNWQPVFACAIGGDLLTALLAILVLKPMRHRFMRGGV, translated from the coding sequence ATGAAAGATTCCAGATGGTGGCAGATGGCGGCAGGACTGGCCTGCATGGCGGCCATATCCTCTCCCCAGTATGTGTGGACGCTGTTCACACCCATGCTGAAGACCGAATTCGGAGCCAGCGCGGCGGCACTTCAGGTCACTTTCTCATTGCTGATCGTGCTGCAAACAGTTTTTTCTCCTATTCAGGGATGGATCGGACGTCACGTCGCGGCACGCAGCCTTATCATGGCGGGAGTGGTGCTCACCGGCCTGAGCTGGGTCGTGACCGCACAGGTTCACACCCTGAACATGCTTTATCTCAGCTACGGTATTCTGGGTGGAGCCGGAACAGGCATTGTCTATGTCGGTGTCGTCTCTCTCCTCATGCAGTGGTTCCCGGAACGGCGCGGTATGGCCGCAGGAGCTGCGGCAGCCGGATATGGCATGGGCGCAATGCTGACCACCTTCCCGATCTCCCACATGCTCGCCGCCTCCGGATGGCGTGAAACAATGGGAGTCTTTGGTGTGGTGATCATAGCCGCGGGACTCATTGCAGCATGGTTTCTCAAGGTGCCCAGTCCTCCCTCTCCGGCATTGATCCCGCAATCCGAAGAAAAGGGATACTCTACATCTTTCGTTGTCAGAACACCTCTGTTCTGGATCATGTTTCTCATGATGGCGACAATGGCGACATCGGGCCTTATGGTCACGTCGCAGCTTGCGCAGATTGCCAATGACTTCAATGTTGCCCACCTGACAATTCTTGGGATGGCGGCGCTCCCTCTTGCGATGACTCTGGATCGAATCGCCAATGGTCTCACGCGGCCGCTTTTTGGATGGATTTCGGACCATCTGGGTCGTGAGCGCACCATGGCTTTTGCTTTCACCCTCGAAGCTATAGCCCTGACATGCTGGCTGGCTTTGGCCCATCATCCGGTTGCGTTCGTTCTTCTTTCTGGTGTGGTTTTTCTGGGATGGGGCGAGATTTTCTCTCTTTTCCCGGCAACACTTACAGACACTTTCGGCACGAAAGATGCATCACGAAACTATGGTTTGCTCTACATGGCGCAGGGTGTTGGGGCCGTATTCGGTGGCCCGCTTGCAGCATGGATGCATCAGGCGAGCGGGAACTGGCAGCCAGTCTTTGCCTGTGCGATCGGTGGTGATCTGCTGACGGCCTTGCTGGCGATACTTGTTCTGAAGCCGATGCGTCACCGATTCATGCGCGGTGGAGTCTGA
- a CDS encoding SDR family NAD(P)-dependent oxidoreductase, which produces MTDTVLVTGATAGFGRAISERLVRDGYRVIGTGRRAERLDALRASLGDAFLPLALDMMDKEALRALPTELPEGWREVDVLVNNAGLALGMDPAQDTNIDDWERMIGTNVSGVVEITRALLPGMVERNHGHIVSIGSTAGAYPYRGGNVYGATKAFVAQFMRNLRTDLLGTRVRATNLAPGLCGGSEFSNVRLRDDAKAEDVYRGTKPLLPDDIAETVAWVLGLPAHVNINSIEMMPVCQASGGLSVVRDLD; this is translated from the coding sequence ATGACAGACACGGTTCTTGTGACAGGTGCGACAGCAGGGTTCGGTCGGGCCATCAGCGAAAGGCTGGTCCGGGACGGCTACAGGGTGATCGGCACCGGTCGTCGTGCTGAAAGGCTGGACGCGTTGCGGGCTTCTCTTGGGGATGCCTTTCTTCCTCTTGCTCTGGACATGATGGACAAGGAGGCGTTGCGAGCGCTTCCGACCGAACTGCCTGAAGGCTGGCGCGAGGTCGATGTGCTGGTGAACAATGCCGGTCTGGCGCTTGGCATGGACCCTGCGCAGGATACGAATATCGATGACTGGGAACGGATGATCGGGACGAATGTCTCAGGCGTGGTCGAAATTACCCGCGCGCTCCTGCCCGGCATGGTGGAGCGCAATCACGGGCATATTGTCTCCATTGGCAGCACGGCGGGCGCCTATCCCTACAGGGGCGGGAACGTCTACGGCGCGACAAAGGCGTTTGTCGCGCAGTTCATGAGAAATCTGCGCACTGATCTGCTCGGCACCCGCGTGCGCGCCACAAATCTTGCGCCCGGTCTCTGCGGTGGCAGCGAGTTCAGCAATGTGCGGCTGCGGGACGATGCAAAGGCGGAAGATGTCTATCGCGGCACGAAGCCGCTGCTGCCGGATGACATTGCCGAGACCGTCGCATGGGTTCTTGGGCTTCCGGCGCATGTGAACATCAACAGCATCGAGATGATGCCGGTCTGTCAGGCGTCCGGCGGTCTGTCCGTCGTGCGGGATCTGGACTGA